From a region of the Candidatus Hydrogenedentota bacterium genome:
- a CDS encoding NADH dehydrogenase FAD-containing subunit produces the protein MTPQEIQTALQALTKRVDGLEARVARDRLCIGVMKGDLDYTMASFIIALGASAYDMEVDMFFTFWATAALRDPKKKVKKGLLDKMFGIMLPKGSRKLPLSKMQMLGIGPEMIRAVMKSRNVLSLEDLMAEAGKAGIKIHVCTMSMDVMGIKKEEMIDYPGMDFVGVGTFVDMFSDAKQCFFM, from the coding sequence GGACGGGCTGGAGGCCCGCGTGGCCAGGGACCGCCTGTGCATCGGCGTGATGAAGGGCGACCTGGACTACACCATGGCGTCGTTCATCATCGCCCTGGGCGCCTCGGCCTACGACATGGAGGTGGACATGTTCTTCACCTTCTGGGCGACGGCGGCGCTGCGCGACCCGAAGAAGAAGGTGAAGAAGGGGCTATTGGACAAAATGTTCGGGATCATGCTGCCGAAGGGGTCCCGGAAGCTGCCGCTGTCCAAGATGCAGATGCTCGGAATCGGCCCGGAGATGATCCGCGCCGTCATGAAAAGCCGCAACGTGCTGTCCCTGGAGGACCTGATGGCGGAGGCGGGGAAGGCGGGGATCAAGATCCACGTCTGCACCATGTCCATGGACGTGATGGGGATCAAGAAGGAGGAGATGATAGACTACCCCGGCATGGACTTCGTGGGGGTGGGCACCTTTGTGGACATGTTCTCCGACGCGAAGCAGTGCTTTTTTATGTGA
- a CDS encoding winged helix-turn-helix transcriptional regulator, which yields METSDCAGRGHLNPAACRMVAEFFSVYANPTRISILCALRDGRRTVSELAEHAGVSLQNISQHLRVMRDKGAVRTAREGHHVYCAVADPRFLEGVRLIHDALMDGWRHGPEAVFGQHAAAAAQPEA from the coding sequence ATGGAAACATCGGACTGCGCCGGGCGCGGGCACCTCAACCCGGCGGCCTGCCGGATGGTGGCGGAGTTCTTCTCCGTCTATGCCAATCCGACCCGGATCAGCATCCTGTGCGCCCTGCGCGACGGTCGCCGGACGGTGTCGGAGCTGGCGGAGCACGCGGGCGTGAGTCTGCAGAACATCTCCCAGCACCTGCGGGTGATGCGGGACAAGGGCGCGGTGCGCACGGCGCGCGAGGGGCACCACGTCTACTGCGCCGTGGCCGACCCGCGTTTTCTGGAGGGCGTCCGGCTGATCCACGACGCCCTGATGGACGGCTGGCGGCACGGGCCGGAGGCCGTATTCGGGCAGCACGCCGCGGCGGCGGCACAACCTGAAGCGTAA
- a CDS encoding sulfurtransferase TusA family protein: protein MTADELRTLAVDKQLDARGVSCPGPLLETKRAITGVPSGSVMEILSSDCGTPSDLGRWAVKVGHEYLGDLQEDGYYRVFLRVR from the coding sequence ATGACAGCGGATGAACTGCGGACCCTGGCAGTGGACAAACAGCTGGACGCGCGGGGCGTGTCGTGCCCCGGCCCCCTGCTGGAGACCAAGCGCGCCATCACGGGCGTGCCCTCCGGCAGCGTGATGGAAATCCTCTCCTCCGACTGCGGCACCCCGTCCGACCTCGGACGCTGGGCGGTTAAGGTCGGCCATGAGTATCTCGGCGACCTTCAGGAGGACGGGTACTACCGGGTATTCCTGCGGGTGCGGTGA